In Rhodoligotrophos defluvii, a genomic segment contains:
- the mutM gene encoding bifunctional DNA-formamidopyrimidine glycosylase/DNA-(apurinic or apyrimidinic site) lyase, translating into MPELPEVETVRRGLAGVMAGHRIDRLELRRHDLRFPFPPDFRQRLQGARVERIDRRAKYLLGLTDRGDVLIMHLGMSGRFTIVPPEGQARKPGTFYHAAAAGAGEGPHDHVIFAMDDGTRIVYADPRRFGIMDLAVEEELAAHRLLKDIGMEPLDDAFDAAYLGARFAGRQAPLKAALLDQRIIAGLGNIYVCEALFRAGLSPERKAGSLSPQGLERLVGSIKAVLQDAIAAGGSSLRDYAQANGELGYFQHTFEVYDREGQPCRRGGCGGTVERVVQSGRSTFYCRTCQR; encoded by the coding sequence ATGCCTGAGCTGCCCGAGGTAGAGACGGTCCGGCGTGGCCTTGCCGGTGTGATGGCAGGCCATCGCATCGACCGGCTGGAGCTGCGCCGGCACGATCTGCGCTTTCCCTTTCCGCCCGACTTTCGCCAGCGCCTCCAGGGCGCGCGGGTCGAGCGTATCGACCGCCGCGCCAAATATCTGCTGGGCCTCACCGATCGTGGCGACGTTCTGATCATGCATCTCGGCATGTCCGGCCGCTTCACCATCGTGCCGCCGGAAGGTCAGGCGCGAAAGCCGGGCACGTTCTACCATGCGGCTGCGGCAGGCGCCGGCGAAGGCCCCCATGATCACGTGATCTTCGCCATGGATGACGGAACCCGCATCGTCTATGCCGACCCGCGCCGGTTCGGCATCATGGATCTTGCCGTTGAGGAGGAGCTTGCCGCTCACAGACTGCTCAAGGACATCGGCATGGAGCCGTTGGACGATGCGTTCGATGCCGCCTATCTGGGCGCGCGCTTCGCCGGCCGGCAGGCGCCGCTGAAGGCCGCGCTGCTCGACCAGCGCATCATCGCGGGGCTCGGCAATATATATGTGTGCGAGGCATTGTTCCGGGCCGGACTGTCGCCGGAGCGCAAGGCGGGATCACTCTCGCCGCAAGGGCTCGAGCGGCTTGTCGGCAGCATCAAGGCCGTGTTGCAGGACGCGATTGCCGCAGGCGGCTCCTCGCTGCGCGACTATGCCCAGGCCAATGGCGAGCTTGGCTATTTTCAACACACGTTCGAGGTCTATGACCGGGAAGGCCAACCCTGCCGGCGCGGCGGCTGCGGCGGGACGGTCGAGCGCGTCGTGCAGAGTGGACGTTCCACCTTCTATTGCCGAACCTGCCAGCGTTGA
- a CDS encoding class I SAM-dependent methyltransferase, giving the protein MNEAPDDKAPQGPRDAAAATASFGYRTVAVGDKQRLVNDVFAKVARRYDVMNDLMSGGLHRLWKDEMVTWLAPPTGGRPFHVLDVAGGTGDVAQRILEQGGSGVQVTLSDISFDMAAEGQRRLREEAGREAGSRETGVPRLRALDFTRRFAGRGRPVQSAPSLASRCRFTVGNAEALPFPDKSFDAYTIAFGIRNVTHIDKALAEAYRVLKPGGRFLCLEFSEVDVPGLAALYEIYSFTAIPAMGKVVTGDGAPYRYLVESIRTFPNQEAFKAMIAAAGFAQVKYRNLTGGIVAMHSAWRL; this is encoded by the coding sequence ATGAACGAAGCTCCAGACGATAAGGCTCCGCAGGGGCCGCGCGATGCGGCGGCCGCAACGGCATCATTCGGCTATCGCACGGTGGCCGTGGGCGACAAGCAGCGCCTGGTCAATGACGTGTTTGCCAAGGTGGCGCGCCGCTACGACGTGATGAACGATCTCATGTCCGGCGGCCTACACCGTCTGTGGAAGGACGAGATGGTGACATGGCTCGCTCCGCCGACGGGCGGGCGGCCCTTTCACGTGCTGGACGTGGCCGGCGGCACGGGCGACGTCGCTCAGCGCATCCTGGAGCAGGGTGGCAGCGGCGTCCAGGTCACCCTCAGCGACATTTCCTTCGACATGGCCGCCGAAGGCCAGCGGCGCCTGCGCGAGGAGGCCGGCCGCGAAGCCGGCAGTCGGGAGACCGGCGTGCCGCGCCTTCGTGCCCTGGACTTTACCCGCCGTTTCGCAGGACGCGGACGGCCCGTGCAGAGCGCGCCAAGTCTCGCAAGCCGCTGCCGGTTCACTGTCGGCAACGCGGAGGCATTGCCGTTCCCGGACAAGAGCTTCGATGCCTATACGATTGCGTTCGGCATCCGCAATGTCACGCATATCGACAAGGCCCTGGCGGAAGCCTACCGGGTGCTGAAGCCGGGCGGCCGCTTCCTTTGCCTCGAGTTCTCGGAGGTGGATGTCCCGGGCCTCGCGGCGCTCTACGAGATCTATTCTTTCACCGCCATACCGGCCATGGGCAAGGTGGTGACCGGCGACGGCGCGCCCTACCGATATTTGGTCGAGAGCATACGCACCTTCCCCAACCAGGAAGCCTTCAAAGCCATGATTGCGGCCGCGGGGTTCGCCCAGGTGAAGTACCGCAACCTCACCGGCGGGATCGTTGCCATGCATTCCGCCTGGCGCCTGTGA
- the gstA gene encoding glutathione transferase GstA yields the protein MTFTLYYKAGACSLAPHIVACEAGIPLDLVSVDLATKKTETGDDYLAVNPKGYVPALELDNGQVLTEVAVVVQYLADRKPEASLIPPAGSLDRYRVQEWLAFTGAELHKNYFPLFVANAPEAAKELARSVLAQRLKVVDQALARNPFLTGDTFTVADAYAWVVLSWSRRAGVDLSAYPGILRFLEDVRARPAVQRARSEEGLA from the coding sequence GTGACATTCACGCTCTATTACAAGGCCGGCGCGTGCTCGCTGGCGCCCCATATCGTCGCCTGCGAAGCCGGGATCCCGCTGGACCTGGTATCCGTCGACCTCGCGACCAAGAAGACCGAAACCGGCGATGACTATCTGGCCGTCAACCCGAAAGGCTATGTCCCGGCACTCGAGCTTGACAACGGCCAGGTGCTCACAGAGGTGGCCGTGGTCGTGCAGTATCTTGCCGACCGGAAGCCGGAGGCAAGCCTGATTCCGCCGGCCGGCTCTCTAGACCGCTATCGGGTCCAGGAATGGCTCGCCTTCACCGGTGCCGAGCTGCACAAGAACTATTTCCCGCTGTTTGTGGCCAATGCCCCGGAAGCCGCGAAGGAGTTGGCCCGCTCCGTGCTGGCGCAACGGCTCAAGGTGGTGGACCAGGCGCTCGCGCGAAACCCCTTTCTGACGGGGGATACTTTCACCGTCGCCGATGCCTATGCATGGGTCGTGCTGAGCTGGTCCCGTCGCGCGGGCGTGGACCTCAGCGCCTACCCCGGCATCCTTCGCTTCCTGGAGGACGTCCGCGCGCGTCCAGCCGTGCAGCGGGCCCGGAGCGAGGAGGGCCTTGCCTGA
- a CDS encoding HesA/MoeB/ThiF family protein, with protein sequence MVLSEGEIERYARHLLLKEVGGPGQQRLKAARVLVVGAGGLGAPVLLYLAAAGIGTLGIVDDDRVSLPNLQRQVVHDTLSVGLAKTDSAAAAVRRLNPHVTVQLHTLRLTRENAHDIVSGYDIVADGSDLYVTRLAVSDACAAARIPLVSAAVARFDGQITTFKPYQMRPDGSPWPSYRDLYPEGLDPGALPTCEEVGIIGALTGVIGSLQAVEVIKELLGIGDSLAGRLLVYDALGPRFYEMAIG encoded by the coding sequence ATGGTTCTCAGCGAAGGCGAGATCGAGCGCTATGCCCGGCACCTGCTGCTGAAGGAGGTCGGGGGGCCCGGTCAGCAGCGGCTCAAGGCAGCCAGGGTGCTGGTGGTGGGCGCGGGCGGCCTCGGTGCGCCGGTGCTGCTTTATCTGGCCGCGGCAGGCATCGGCACCCTTGGCATCGTCGACGATGACAGGGTGAGCCTTCCGAACCTCCAGCGACAGGTAGTGCATGACACGCTCTCCGTAGGCTTGGCCAAGACGGATAGCGCGGCCGCCGCGGTGCGCCGGCTCAACCCCCATGTGACCGTGCAACTGCATACGCTGCGACTCACCCGGGAAAATGCGCACGACATCGTGTCCGGCTATGACATCGTGGCCGATGGGTCGGACCTATATGTCACCCGGCTCGCGGTGAGCGATGCCTGTGCGGCGGCGCGCATTCCCCTGGTCTCGGCGGCGGTCGCCAGGTTCGATGGGCAGATCACCACGTTCAAACCCTATCAGATGCGGCCGGATGGGAGTCCCTGGCCATCCTATCGCGATCTCTATCCCGAGGGCCTCGATCCCGGCGCGCTGCCCACTTGCGAGGAGGTGGGCATCATCGGGGCGCTGACCGGTGTCATCGGCTCCCTGCAGGCGGTGGAGGTGATCAAAGAACTGCTGGGCATAGGCGACAGCCTGGCCGGGCGGCTGCTGGTCTATGATGCCTTGGGGCCCCGCTTCTACGAAATGGCGATCGGCTAA
- the dut gene encoding dUTP diphosphatase, producing MNVTVAIQQLPHGQDLPLPGYETMLAAGMDLRAALDAPLTLAPGDRGLVPTGIAIALPEGYEAQVRPRSGLALRHGVTCLNSPGTIDADFRGEVKVILINLGQEPVTLERGDRIAQMVLAPVTRAVWERVEALDETPRGAGGFGSSGRR from the coding sequence ATGAACGTCACCGTCGCCATCCAGCAGCTGCCGCATGGGCAGGACCTGCCTCTGCCCGGCTATGAGACGATGCTCGCGGCAGGCATGGATCTGCGCGCGGCCCTCGATGCGCCCTTGACGCTCGCCCCGGGCGACAGGGGGCTGGTGCCCACCGGCATCGCAATAGCCCTGCCGGAAGGCTACGAGGCCCAGGTGAGACCCCGTTCGGGCCTTGCCCTGCGCCATGGCGTCACCTGCCTCAATTCGCCGGGCACGATCGATGCGGATTTTCGCGGCGAGGTCAAGGTGATCCTCATCAATCTCGGCCAGGAGCCCGTAACCCTCGAACGGGGGGACCGCATCGCGCAGATGGTGCTGGCCCCGGTGACGAGAGCCGTCTGGGAGCGGGTGGAGGCGCTGGATGAGACGCCTCGCGGGGCCGGCGGCTTCGGCTCCTCCGGCCGGCGCTGA
- the coaBC gene encoding bifunctional phosphopantothenoylcysteine decarboxylase/phosphopantothenate--cysteine ligase CoaBC produces the protein MLRDKRILLIVGGGIAAYKDLILIRRLRERGASVQAILTKAAEQFVTPLSVASLSENKVYTDLFNLTDESEMGHIQLSRSADLLVVAPATADLIAKMAAGRADDLASTTVLATDTPVLIAPAMNVRMWEHPATKRNMATLRSDGVIVVGPEQGDMACGEYGYGRMAEPEAIVAAIEDFFAAAVHRPLAGFKVLVTAGPTHEPIDPVRYIANRSSGQQGYAIAAASQQLGADTVLVSGPTALDAPAGVTLRRVETAQQMLEACEAELPCDVGIFAAAVADWRVGNAADQKIKKRKGELPPLRLVENPDILKTIARLQNRRPRLVVGFAAETQDVITNATRKREAKGCDWIVANDVSPATGIMGGPNNTIHLVTGEGVEEWPNLPKAEVGRKLMERVAEAVRAAAR, from the coding sequence ATGCTCAGGGACAAGCGCATATTGCTGATCGTCGGCGGCGGCATAGCCGCTTACAAGGATCTCATCCTGATCCGGCGGCTCCGCGAGCGCGGCGCCTCGGTGCAAGCCATCCTCACCAAGGCAGCCGAGCAGTTCGTGACGCCGTTATCGGTCGCGAGCCTTTCGGAGAACAAGGTCTACACCGATCTGTTCAACCTGACGGACGAATCGGAGATGGGACACATCCAGCTCTCCCGTTCGGCCGACCTCCTGGTGGTGGCGCCGGCCACGGCCGACCTCATCGCCAAGATGGCTGCGGGGCGGGCGGATGACCTCGCCTCCACCACCGTGCTGGCCACCGACACACCCGTGCTGATCGCCCCGGCGATGAATGTGCGCATGTGGGAGCATCCAGCGACGAAGCGGAACATGGCCACCCTGCGGAGCGATGGCGTAATCGTGGTGGGGCCGGAGCAGGGGGACATGGCCTGCGGCGAGTATGGCTACGGGCGCATGGCCGAGCCGGAAGCGATCGTTGCCGCCATCGAGGATTTCTTCGCGGCAGCGGTACACCGACCGCTGGCTGGCTTCAAGGTGCTGGTGACCGCCGGCCCGACACACGAGCCGATCGACCCGGTACGCTACATCGCCAACCGTTCCTCCGGGCAGCAGGGCTATGCCATTGCCGCCGCGAGCCAGCAGCTGGGGGCCGACACGGTTCTGGTGAGCGGCCCGACCGCGCTCGATGCTCCCGCCGGCGTCACGCTGCGGCGGGTCGAGACGGCGCAGCAGATGCTGGAAGCCTGCGAGGCGGAGCTGCCCTGCGATGTCGGCATATTCGCCGCGGCGGTAGCGGACTGGCGGGTGGGCAACGCCGCCGACCAGAAGATCAAAAAGCGCAAGGGCGAGCTACCGCCCCTCCGGCTGGTGGAGAATCCCGACATTCTCAAGACCATCGCGCGTTTGCAGAACCGGCGGCCCCGGCTGGTGGTGGGCTTTGCCGCCGAGACGCAAGACGTAATCACAAATGCCACGCGCAAACGCGAAGCGAAGGGCTGCGACTGGATCGTCGCCAATGACGTGTCGCCCGCCACGGGCATCATGGGCGGTCCCAACAATACGATCCACCTGGTGACCGGCGAGGGGGTGGAGGAGTGGCCCAACCTGCCCAAGGCGGAGGTCGGCCGGAAGCTCATGGAGCGGGTGGCCGAGGCCGTCCGAGCCGCGGCCCGATGA
- a CDS encoding SH3 domain-containing protein → MKQRSRRAASLAVILMGAVALALAVAGTAGLNQLANATGEEAKSDAAPSGSRTLGPSGLPLPRFVSLKSDEVNVRRGPSSEHQIVWVYSRRNLPVEIIAEFENWRRVRDSDGEEGWVYHSLLSSRRTVLVSPWKEGASTMMMQQSDESSRPVAKVESGVLGFVQQCTGRWCRVQIGSYSGWLPQNMLWGVYPGEKIE, encoded by the coding sequence ATGAAGCAAAGGAGCAGACGTGCGGCATCTCTCGCCGTCATCCTGATGGGCGCGGTGGCGCTGGCGCTCGCCGTGGCCGGCACTGCCGGCCTCAATCAGCTGGCCAACGCGACGGGAGAGGAGGCGAAGTCGGATGCGGCACCGAGCGGGTCCCGCACGCTCGGGCCCAGCGGCTTGCCGCTGCCCCGCTTCGTCAGCCTCAAGTCGGACGAGGTGAACGTGCGCCGTGGTCCTAGCAGCGAGCACCAGATCGTATGGGTGTATTCCCGGCGCAACCTGCCAGTGGAGATCATCGCCGAGTTCGAGAATTGGCGCCGGGTGCGCGACAGTGACGGGGAGGAGGGCTGGGTGTATCACAGCCTGCTGTCGAGCCGGCGCACCGTATTGGTCTCGCCCTGGAAGGAAGGGGCAAGCACCATGATGATGCAGCAGTCAGACGAGAGCAGCCGGCCGGTCGCCAAGGTGGAGTCGGGCGTCCTCGGCTTTGTGCAGCAATGTACAGGACGCTGGTGCCGGGTGCAGATCGGCAGCT
- the ubiB gene encoding 2-polyprenylphenol 6-hydroxylase, producing MVSSVANIVNLMRTGWVLARHDAFGGVDSVSELPAGARLALALGRRIARSRPGRKKGLAAAIAELGPSYIKLGQFLATRGDIIGAERASELSKLQDKLPPFPRGAALDEIRESLGAAPKALFEEIGPAIAAASIAQVHKATVREADGSLREVAVKVLRPGIEQRFARDLEAFYCAARLMERHSPPSRRLRPVKTIDMLAQSVKLEMDLRMEAAAISEMADNTRNDPGFRVPRVDWERTGRRVLTTEWINGTPLSDIDALRARGINLEALGDIIIQTFLRQAIRDGFFHADMHPGNLFVDEAGLLVAVDFGITGRLDMKDRRFLAEILWGFITRDYQRVSDVHFQAGYVPLDQSPQLFAQALRAIGEPLMDKPAEQISMARLLGQLFHVTEQFNMATQPQLLLLQKTMVVVEGVARTLNPRLNMWATAEPVVRDWAEQNLGPGAYLHTAAEGAATLGRLVSNLPELFTEAERTAKLLADMAYAGGLRLDESTSEALAAAQARHNLTARIALWIGVLALVVLAIGQFM from the coding sequence ATGGTGAGCAGCGTTGCGAATATCGTGAACCTGATGCGGACAGGGTGGGTGCTCGCCCGGCACGACGCTTTCGGCGGGGTCGACAGTGTCAGCGAATTGCCGGCAGGCGCGCGGCTCGCACTTGCGCTCGGTCGCCGCATAGCAAGATCACGGCCTGGCCGTAAGAAGGGCCTGGCTGCGGCCATTGCCGAGCTCGGCCCGAGCTATATCAAGCTCGGCCAGTTTCTCGCAACGCGCGGCGACATCATCGGGGCAGAACGCGCATCCGAGCTGTCGAAGCTGCAGGACAAGTTGCCGCCGTTTCCGCGTGGTGCTGCTCTCGACGAAATCCGCGAGAGCCTCGGCGCAGCGCCCAAGGCGCTGTTCGAGGAGATCGGCCCGGCCATCGCCGCCGCCTCCATCGCCCAGGTGCACAAGGCCACCGTGCGGGAGGCGGACGGCTCGCTGCGGGAGGTGGCCGTCAAGGTGCTGCGGCCGGGCATCGAGCAGCGGTTCGCTCGCGATCTCGAGGCCTTCTACTGCGCTGCGCGGCTGATGGAACGGCACAGCCCGCCATCGCGCCGGCTGCGGCCGGTCAAGACCATCGACATGCTGGCCCAATCGGTGAAGCTCGAGATGGATTTGCGCATGGAGGCTGCGGCCATTTCCGAAATGGCCGACAATACCCGTAACGACCCGGGGTTCCGCGTGCCGCGGGTCGACTGGGAACGCACCGGGCGGCGGGTGCTGACCACGGAGTGGATCAACGGCACGCCGCTGAGCGACATCGATGCTCTGCGGGCGCGAGGGATCAATCTCGAGGCTCTTGGCGACATCATCATCCAGACTTTCCTCCGGCAAGCCATCCGCGACGGCTTCTTTCATGCGGACATGCACCCGGGCAACCTCTTCGTGGATGAGGCCGGGCTGCTGGTCGCGGTGGATTTCGGCATCACCGGCCGTCTCGACATGAAGGACAGGCGGTTCCTGGCCGAAATCCTGTGGGGGTTCATAACCCGGGATTATCAGCGGGTCTCGGACGTGCACTTCCAGGCGGGCTATGTGCCGCTCGACCAGTCGCCACAGCTGTTCGCGCAGGCCCTGCGCGCGATCGGCGAACCGCTGATGGACAAGCCGGCGGAGCAAATCTCGATGGCGCGGCTGCTGGGCCAGCTGTTCCACGTGACCGAGCAGTTCAACATGGCCACCCAGCCGCAGCTTTTGCTTCTGCAGAAGACCATGGTGGTGGTGGAAGGCGTGGCCCGCACCTTGAACCCGCGGCTCAATATGTGGGCCACCGCCGAGCCGGTGGTGCGAGACTGGGCCGAGCAAAACCTGGGTCCGGGCGCCTATCTCCACACTGCAGCAGAGGGCGCGGCGACGCTCGGGCGGCTGGTCAGCAACCTGCCGGAGCTGTTCACCGAGGCGGAGCGGACGGCCAAGCTGCTGGCCGATATGGCCTATGCGGGTGGCTTGCGGCTCGACGAGTCCACCAGCGAGGCCCTTGCCGCCGCCCAGGCGCGGCACAATCTCACTGCCAGGATTGCCCTGTGGATCGGCGTTCTGGCATTGGTGGTGCTTGCGATTGGCCAATTCATGTAA
- the rpsT gene encoding 30S ribosomal protein S20: MANTRSAKKAIRQAQRRTAINGARRSRVRTFVRKVEEAIAGGDRNAAEEALRAAQPEIVRGANKGVLHHNAAARKISRLAHRIKSMPA, from the coding sequence ATGGCCAACACGCGTTCGGCTAAGAAGGCTATCCGCCAGGCGCAAAGGCGTACGGCGATCAATGGCGCGCGCCGTAGCCGCGTGAGGACCTTCGTCCGCAAGGTCGAAGAGGCGATCGCCGGCGGCGACCGCAATGCGGCAGAGGAAGCGTTGAGAGCTGCGCAACCCGAAATTGTGCGCGGCGCAAACAAGGGCGTGCTGCATCACAACGCCGCCGCGCGCAAGATTTCACGTCTGGCGCACCGTATTAAGTCTATGCCAGCCTGA
- a CDS encoding 2-hydroxyacid dehydrogenase, with protein MPKRKPLVIVTRKLPDVVETRMRELFDTRLNLDDMPLSQAELVHAVQTADVLVPTVTDRIDKAVLSQSGPQLRLIANFGTGVDNIDVETASARGIIVTNTPGVLTEDTADMTMALILAVARRLTEGAAIIGGEKPWTGWSPTWMLGHRIYGKRLGIIGMGRIGSAVARRAKAFGLQIHYHNRRPVNARLEEELEATYWESLDQMLARMDVISVNCPHTPATYHLLNARRLRLMKPTAIIVNTSRGEVIDENALARMLEAGELAGAGLDVFEHEPAVNPRLIKCSRAVLLPHMGSATIEGRIDMGEKVIINIKTFVDGHTPPDRVLPTML; from the coding sequence ATGCCGAAGCGGAAGCCGCTGGTGATCGTCACGCGTAAGCTGCCGGACGTGGTGGAAACGCGCATGCGCGAGCTCTTCGACACGCGATTGAACCTGGACGATATGCCGCTGTCCCAGGCCGAGCTTGTTCACGCGGTGCAGACCGCTGACGTGTTGGTGCCGACGGTGACGGACCGTATCGACAAGGCGGTGCTGTCGCAGTCTGGTCCGCAGCTCAGATTGATCGCCAATTTCGGCACCGGCGTCGACAACATCGATGTGGAAACCGCCAGCGCGCGGGGAATCATCGTCACCAACACGCCGGGAGTACTCACCGAAGACACCGCCGACATGACCATGGCCCTCATTCTGGCCGTGGCGCGCCGTCTCACCGAGGGGGCAGCGATCATCGGCGGCGAAAAACCCTGGACTGGCTGGTCGCCGACCTGGATGCTCGGCCACCGCATCTATGGCAAGCGCCTGGGCATCATCGGCATGGGCCGCATCGGCTCGGCGGTCGCACGGCGGGCCAAGGCCTTCGGCCTGCAGATCCACTATCACAACCGGCGGCCGGTCAACGCGCGCCTCGAGGAGGAGCTGGAGGCGACCTACTGGGAAAGCCTCGACCAGATGCTGGCGCGCATGGACGTGATCTCGGTCAACTGCCCCCACACGCCCGCCACCTACCACCTGCTGAACGCACGCCGGCTGCGGCTGATGAAGCCCACGGCCATCATCGTGAACACGTCGCGCGGCGAGGTTATCGACGAAAACGCCCTTGCGCGCATGCTGGAGGCCGGCGAGCTGGCCGGGGCCGGCCTCGACGTGTTCGAGCATGAGCCGGCCGTCAATCCACGGCTCATCAAGTGCTCGCGCGCCGTGTTGCTGCCTCATATGGGCTCGGCAACGATCGAGGGTCGCATCGACATGGGCGAGAAGGTCATCATCAACATCAAGACCTTCGTCGATGGGCACACGCCGCCAGACCGCGTGCTGCCCACCATGCTGTAA
- the dnaA gene encoding chromosomal replication initiator protein DnaA, with product MAFDESRSGDLAAAWGRISDRLRAELGEDLFSSWFARMEIEERSGARLVVSVSTQFLRNWVQSHYLDKLVMLADAELGGIKEVQIRVRSRGTPVRIVRSEASGESRQPSQKAAANISAVAPVSQAQRVPAASAAASDSDGRTASGGGLDRGSPLDPDLTFDTFLLGKSNALAHAAAMRVADACVDAPVSFNPLYIHSPSGFGKTHLLNAIAWRVRETQPERRVMFLSAERFMYHFITAIRARDVILFKDQFQSVDVLLVDDFQFLQGKTMLQEFLHTFNSLVDSKRQVIVAADVPPTQLDSIDARMRSRLAGGLIVDIQPPELELRRRILHARLIEAIRRDPSVAVPDDVVEFIANRVNGGGRELEGALIRVIAHQQLVQAPMSVDLAASALRDLVQSAEVQRIKIDDIMRVVGRHYNVAKVDLLSPRRARSIVRPRQVGMYLAKRLTSRSLPEIGRRFGGRDHSTVLHAVRKVEELLQKDEQLQREIVLLTKLLEQP from the coding sequence GTGGCATTTGACGAGTCTAGGTCTGGCGATCTTGCGGCGGCGTGGGGACGCATCTCCGACCGGCTCAGAGCGGAACTCGGCGAGGACCTCTTCTCGAGCTGGTTCGCCCGCATGGAAATCGAGGAACGGTCGGGCGCCCGGCTCGTCGTATCGGTGTCTACCCAATTCTTGCGCAACTGGGTCCAGTCCCACTACCTGGACAAGCTGGTGATGCTCGCTGATGCTGAACTGGGCGGCATCAAGGAGGTTCAGATCCGCGTGCGAAGCCGTGGCACACCCGTGCGCATCGTGCGCTCCGAAGCAAGTGGCGAAAGCCGGCAGCCCTCGCAGAAGGCGGCGGCCAACATCTCCGCTGTCGCCCCGGTGTCACAGGCGCAGCGCGTCCCTGCCGCTTCCGCTGCAGCATCGGATAGCGACGGGCGCACCGCTAGCGGCGGCGGGCTCGACCGTGGCAGCCCGCTTGACCCGGATCTCACCTTCGACACCTTCCTGCTCGGCAAGTCCAACGCACTCGCCCATGCGGCGGCGATGCGGGTGGCGGATGCATGTGTGGACGCGCCGGTCAGCTTCAATCCGCTCTATATCCATTCACCCTCCGGCTTCGGGAAAACCCATCTGCTCAATGCCATTGCCTGGCGGGTGCGTGAGACACAGCCGGAACGGCGCGTCATGTTCCTCAGCGCCGAGCGGTTCATGTACCACTTCATCACCGCGATCCGCGCCCGCGACGTCATCCTGTTCAAGGACCAGTTCCAGTCGGTGGATGTCTTGCTGGTCGACGATTTCCAGTTCCTGCAGGGCAAGACCATGCTGCAGGAGTTCCTGCACACCTTCAATTCGCTGGTCGATTCCAAGCGGCAGGTGATCGTTGCCGCCGACGTGCCTCCCACCCAGCTCGACAGTATCGATGCGCGCATGCGCTCGCGCTTGGCGGGCGGGCTGATCGTTGACATTCAACCACCCGAGCTCGAGCTGAGGCGTCGCATTCTGCACGCGCGGCTCATCGAGGCGATCAGGCGGGATCCGTCCGTGGCCGTGCCCGACGACGTGGTCGAGTTCATCGCCAACCGGGTCAATGGCGGTGGGCGCGAGCTCGAAGGGGCGCTGATCCGGGTGATCGCCCATCAGCAGCTGGTTCAGGCGCCCATGTCGGTCGATCTTGCTGCGTCCGCTTTGCGCGATCTGGTGCAGAGCGCGGAAGTGCAGCGGATCAAGATCGACGACATCATGCGGGTGGTCGGCCGCCACTACAACGTTGCCAAGGTGGACCTTCTGTCGCCGCGGCGCGCCCGTTCGATCGTGCGCCCGCGCCAGGTCGGCATGTATCTGGCGAAACGTCTCACCTCGCGTTCGTTGCCGGAAATCGGCCGGCGGTTCGGTGGGCGTGATCACTCCACCGTTCTCCATGCCGTTCGCAAGGTCGAGGAGCTGCTGCAGAAGGATGAGCAGCTGCAGCGCGAGATCGTGCTGCTCACCAAGCTTCTGGAGCAGCCCTGA
- a CDS encoding enoyl-CoA hydratase, with protein MAYENIIVEMRGRVGLITLNRPKALNALNTALMNELIQALAEFDADDRIGCIVLTGSDKAFAAGADIKEMQTKTYMEAYKGDFLTSWDKVSQTRKPIVAAVAGYALGGGCELAMMCDFIIAAESAKFGQPEITLGVMPGAGGTQRLTRFVGKSKAMDMVLTGRMMDAAEAERSGLVSRVVPADSLLDEAMKAAEKIAGFSLPIVMLAKEAVNRAYETTLAEGVRFERRVFQSMFATEDQKEGMTAFIDKRQPNFKNR; from the coding sequence ATGGCTTACGAGAACATCATCGTTGAGATGCGCGGCCGCGTCGGCCTGATCACCCTCAACCGTCCGAAGGCGCTCAACGCGCTGAACACGGCTTTGATGAACGAGCTGATCCAGGCCCTGGCCGAATTCGACGCCGATGACAGGATCGGCTGCATCGTGCTGACCGGCAGCGACAAGGCCTTTGCCGCCGGCGCCGATATCAAGGAGATGCAGACCAAGACCTATATGGAAGCCTATAAGGGGGACTTTCTGACCTCCTGGGACAAGGTGTCCCAAACCCGCAAGCCCATCGTCGCGGCCGTTGCCGGCTACGCCTTGGGCGGTGGCTGCGAGCTCGCGATGATGTGCGATTTCATCATCGCCGCCGAGAGTGCGAAGTTCGGCCAGCCCGAGATCACCCTTGGGGTGATGCCCGGCGCCGGCGGCACCCAGCGCCTGACCCGCTTCGTCGGCAAGTCGAAGGCCATGGACATGGTGCTGACCGGCCGCATGATGGACGCGGCCGAGGCCGAGCGTTCCGGCTTGGTCAGCCGTGTCGTGCCGGCGGATTCCCTGCTGGACGAGGCCATGAAGGCGGCGGAGAAGATTGCCGGTTTCTCCCTGCCGATCGTGATGCTGGCGAAGGAGGCGGTGAACCGCGCCTATGAGACCACCCTTGCCGAGGGGGTGCGTTTCGAAAGGCGCGTCTTCCAGTCCATGTTCGCGACCGAGGACCAGAAGGAGGGCATGACTGCCTTCATCGACAAGCGGCAGCCAAACTTCAAGAACCGCTGA